A window of the Oncorhynchus keta strain PuntledgeMale-10-30-2019 chromosome 21, Oket_V2, whole genome shotgun sequence genome harbors these coding sequences:
- the LOC127910473 gene encoding uncharacterized protein LOC127910473 isoform X39 codes for MAPHCVVTYPHRLGGSPSGSPGSSCRGRCCYLPSPPGGQPVRKSRIQKSTIMAPHCVVTYPQHLGGGPSGSPGSSCRGRCCYLPSPPGGRPIRKSRIMAPHCVVTYPHHLGGGPSGSPGSSCRGRCCYLPSPPGGRPIRKSRIQLQREVLLPTLTTWGAAHQEVQDHGTTLYCYLPSPPGVAAHQEVQDPVAEGGVVTYPHHLGGGPSGSPGSSCRGRCCYLPSPPGGRPIRKSRIQLQREVLLPTLTTWGAAHQEVQDPVAEGGVVTYPHHLGGGPSGSPGSSCRGRCCYLPSPPGGRPIRKSRIQLQREVLLPTLTTWGGRPIRKSRIQLQREVLLPTLTTWGEAHQEVQDPVAEGGVVTYPHHLGGGPDSTVLKSPHCCSTKLETFQLAWRDSTVSKSPHCCSTKLEVF; via the exons ATGGCACCAcactgtgttgttacctaccctcaccgcctggggggcagcccatcaggaagtccaggatccagttgcagagggaggtgttgttacctaccctcaccgcctggggggcagcccgtcaggaagtccaggatccagaagtccacaatcatggcaccacactgtgttgttacctaccctcagcacctggggggcggcccatcaggaagtccaggatccagttgcagagggaggtgttgttacctaccctcaccacctggggggaggcccatcaggaagtccaggatcatggcaccacactgtgttgttacctaccctcaccacctggggggcggcccatcaggaagtccaggatccagttgcagagggaggtgttgttacctaccctcaccacctggggggcggcccatcaggaagtccaggatccagttgcagagggaggtgttgttacctaccctcaccacctggggggcggcccatcaggaagtccaggatcatggcaccacactgtattgttacctaccctcaccacctggggtggcggcccatcaggaagtccaggatccagttgcagagggaggtgttgttacctaccctcaccacctggggggaggcccatcaggaagtccaggatccagttgcagagggaggtgttgttacctaccctcaccacctggggggcggcccatcaggaagtccaggatccagttgcagagggag gtgttgttacctaccctcaccacctggggggcggcccatcaggaagtccaggatccagttgcagagggaggtgttgttacctaccctcaccacctggggggaggcccatcaggaagtccaggatccagttgcagagggaggtgttgttacctaccctcaccacctggggggcggcccatcaggaagtccaggatccagttgcagagggaggtgttgttacctaccctcaccacctggggggggcggcccatcaggaagtccaggatccagttgcagagggaggtgttgttacctaccctcaccacctggggggaggcccatcaggaagtccaggatccagttgcagagggaggtgttgttacctaccctcaccacctggggggcggcccagACAGTACCGTactgaagagccctcactgctgctccaccaaactggaaaCCTTCCAACTAGCTTGGAGAGACAGTaccgtatcgaagagccctcactgctgctccaccaaactggaagtcttctga
- the LOC127910473 gene encoding uncharacterized protein LOC127910473 isoform X50, with product MAPHCVVTYPHRLGGSPSGSPGSSCRGRCCYLPSPPGGQPVRKSRIQKSTIMAPHCVVTYPQHLGGGPSGSPGSSCRGRCCYLPSPPGGRPIRKSRIMAPHCVVTYPHHLGGGPSGSPGSSCRGRCCYLPSPPGGRPIRKSRIQLQREVLLPTLTTWGAAHQEVQDHGTTLYCYLPSPPGVAAHQEVQDPVAEGGVVTYPHHLGGGPSGSPGSSCRGRCCYLPSPPGGRPIRKSRIQLQREVLLPTLTTWGEAHQEVQDPVAEGGVVTYPHHLGGGPDSTVLKSPHCCSTKLETFQLAWRDSTVSKSPHCCSTKLEVF from the exons ATGGCACCAcactgtgttgttacctaccctcaccgcctggggggcagcccatcaggaagtccaggatccagttgcagagggaggtgttgttacctaccctcaccgcctggggggcagcccgtcaggaagtccaggatccagaagtccacaatcatggcaccacactgtgttgttacctaccctcagcacctggggggcggcccatcaggaagtccaggatccagttgcagagggaggtgttgttacctaccctcaccacctggggggaggcccatcaggaagtccaggatcatggcaccacactgtgttgttacctaccctcaccacctggggggcggcccatcaggaagtccaggatccagttgcagagggaggtgttgttacctaccctcaccacctggggggcggcccatcaggaagtccaggatccagttgcagagggaggtgttgttacctaccctcaccacctggggggcggcccatcaggaagtccaggatcatggcaccacactgtattgttacctaccctcaccacctggggtggcggcccatcaggaagtccaggatccagttgcagagggaggtgttgttacctaccctcaccacctggggggaggcccatcaggaagtccaggatccagttgcagagggaggtgttgttacctaccctcaccacctggggggcggcccatcaggaagtccaggatccagttgcagagggag gtgttgttacctaccctcaccacctggggggaggcccatcaggaagtccaggatccagttgcagagggaggtgttgttacctaccctcaccacctggggggcggcccagACAGTACCGTactgaagagccctcactgctgctccaccaaactggaaaCCTTCCAACTAGCTTGGAGAGACAGTaccgtatcgaagagccctcactgctgctccaccaaactggaagtcttctga
- the LOC127910473 gene encoding probable antibacterial peptide polyprotein isoform X11, protein MAPHCVVTYPHRLGGSPSGSPGSSCRGRCCYLPSPPGGQPVRKSRIQKSTIMAPHCVVTYPQHLGGGPSGSPGSSCRGRCCYLPSPPGGRPIRKSRIMAPHCVVTYPHHLGGGPSGSPGSSCRGRCCYLPSPPGGRPIRKSRIQLQREVLLPTLTTWGAAHQEVQDHGTTLYCYLPSPPGVAAHQEVQDPVAEGGVVTYPHHLGGGPSGSPGSSCRGRCCYLPSPPGGRPIRKSRIQLQREVLLPTLTTWGGGPSGSPGSSCRGRCCYLPSPPGGRPIRKSRIQLQREVLLPTLTTWGAAHQEVQDPVAEGGVVTYPHHLGGGPSGSPGSSCRGRCCYLPSPPGGRPIRKSRIQLQREVLLPTLTTWGEAHQEVQDPVAEGGVVTYPHHLGGGPSGSPGSSCRGRCCYLPSPPGGRPIRKSRIQLQREVLLPTLTTWGAAHQEVQDPVAEGGVVTYPHHLGGAAHQEVQDPVAEGGVVTYPHHLGGGPSGSPGSSCRGRCCYLPSPPGGRPRQYRTEEPSLLLHQTGNLPTSLERQYRIEEPSLLLHQTGSLLTSLERQYRIEEPSLLLHQTGNLPTSLERQYRIEEPSLLLHQTGSLLTSLERQYRIEEPSLLLHQSGRLLTSLKRQYRIEEPSLLLHQTGSLLTSLERQYRIEEPSLLLHQTGSLLTSLERQYRIEEPSLLLHQTGSLLTSLERQYRAVSKSPHCCSTKQEILRLAWRDSTVQYRRALTAAPPNRKSSD, encoded by the exons ATGGCACCAcactgtgttgttacctaccctcaccgcctggggggcagcccatcaggaagtccaggatccagttgcagagggaggtgttgttacctaccctcaccgcctggggggcagcccgtcaggaagtccaggatccagaagtccacaatcatggcaccacactgtgttgttacctaccctcagcacctggggggcggcccatcaggaagtccaggatccagttgcagagggaggtgttgttacctaccctcaccacctggggggaggcccatcaggaagtccaggatcatggcaccacactgtgttgttacctaccctcaccacctggggggcggcccatcaggaagtccaggatccagttgcagagggaggtgttgttacctaccctcaccacctggggggcggcccatcaggaagtccaggatccagttgcagagggaggtgttgttacctaccctcaccacctggggggcggcccatcaggaagtccaggatcatggcaccacactgtattgttacctaccctcaccacctggggtggcggcccatcaggaagtccaggatccagttgcagagggaggtgttgttacctaccctcaccacctggggggaggcccatcaggaagtccaggatccagttgcagagggaggtgttgttacctaccctcaccacctggggggcggcccatcaggaagtccaggatccagttgcagagggaggtgttgttacctaccctcaccacctgggggggcggcccatcaggaagtccaggatccagttgcagagggaggtgttgttacctaccctcaccacctggggggaggcccatcaggaagtccaggatccagttgcagagggaggtgttgttacctaccctcaccacctggggggcggcccatcaggaagtccaggatccagttgcagagggag gtgttgttacctaccctcaccacctggggggaggcccatcaggaagtccaggatccagttgcagagggaggtgttgttacctaccctcaccacctggggggcggcccatcaggaagtccaggatccagttgcagagggaggtgttgttacctaccctcaccacctggggggaggcccatcaggaagtccaggatccagttgcagagggag gtgttgttacctaccctcaccacctggggggcggcccatcaggaagtccaggatccagttgcagagggaggtgttgttacctaccctcaccacctggggggaggcccatcaggaagtccaggatccagttgcagagggaggtgttgttacctaccctcaccacctggggggcggcccatcaggaagtccaggatccagttgcagagggaggtgttgttacctaccctcaccacctggggggggcggcccatcaggaagtccaggatccagttgcagagggaggtgttgttacctaccctcaccacctggggggaggcccatcaggaagtccaggatccagttgcagagggaggtgttgttacctaccctcaccacctggggggcggcccagACAGTACCGTactgaagagccctcactgctgctccaccaaactggaaaCCTTCCAACTAGCTTGGAGAGACAGTaccgtatcgaagagccctcactgctgctccaccaaactggaagtcttctgactagcttggagaGACAGTaccgtatcgaagagccctcactactgctccaccaaactggaaaCCTTCCAACTAGCTTGGAGAGACAGTaccgtatcgaagagccctcactgctgctccaccaaactggaagtcttctgactagcttggagaGACAGTaccgtatcgaagagccctcactgctgctccaccaatcTGGAAGACTTCTGACTAGCTTGAAGAGACAGTaccgtatcgaagagccctcactgctgctccaccaaacaggaagtcttctgactagcttggagaGACAGTaccgtatcgaagagccctcactgctgctccaccaaacaggaagtcttctgactagcttggagaGACAGTaccgtatcgaagagccctcactgctgctccaccaaacaggaagtcttctgacaagcttggaaagacagtaccgtgcagtatcgaagagccctcactgctgctccaccaaacagGAAATCTTACGACTAGCTTGgagagacagtaccgtgcagtatcgaagagccctcactgcggCTCCACCAAAcaggaagtcttctgactag
- the LOC127910473 gene encoding uncharacterized protein LOC127910473 isoform X24 codes for MAPHCVVTYPHRLGGSPSGSPGSSCRGRCCYLPSPPGGQPVRKSRIQKSTIMAPHCVVTYPQHLGGGPSGSPGSSCRGRCCYLPSPPGGRPIRKSRIMAPHCVVTYPHHLGGGPSGSPGSSCRGRCCYLPSPPGGRPIRKSRIQLQREVLLPTLTTWGAAHQEVQDHGTTLCCYLPSPPGGRPIRKSRIQLQREVLLPTLTTWGEAHQEVQDPVAEGGVVTYPHHLGGGPSGSPGSWHHTVLLPTLTTWGAAHQEVQDHGTTLYCYLPSPPGGRPIRKSRIQLQREVLLPTLTTWGAAHQEVQDPVAEGGVVTYPHHLGGGPSGSPGSSCRGRCCYLPSPPGGRPIRKSRIQLQREVLLPTLTTWGAAHQEVQDPVAEGGVVTYPHHLGGAAHQEVQDPVAEGGVVTYPHHLGGGPSGSPGSSCRGRCCYLPSPPGGRPRQYRTEEPSLLLHQTGNLPTSLERQYRIEEPSLLLHQTGSLLTSLERQYRIEEPSLLLHQTGNLPTSLERQYRIEEPSLLLHQTGSLLTSLERQYRIEEPSLLLHQSGRLLTSLKRQYRIEEPSLLLHQTGSLLTSLERQYRIEEPSLLLHQTGSLLTSLERQYRIEEPSLLLHQTGSLLTSLERQYRAVSKSPHCCSTKQEILRLAWRDSTVQYRRALTAAPPNRKSSD; via the exons ATGGCACCAcactgtgttgttacctaccctcaccgcctggggggcagcccatcaggaagtccaggatccagttgcagagggaggtgttgttacctaccctcaccgcctggggggcagcccgtcaggaagtccaggatccagaagtccacaatcatggcaccacactgtgttgttacctaccctcagcacctggggggcggcccatcaggaagtccaggatccagttgcagagggaggtgttgttacctaccctcaccacctggggggaggcccatcaggaagtccaggatcatggcaccacactgtgttgttacctaccctcaccacctggggggcggcccatcaggaagtccaggatccagttgcagagggaggtgttgttacctaccctcaccacctggggggcggcccatcaggaagtccaggatccagttgcagagggaggtgttgttacctaccctcaccacctggggggcggcccatcaggaagtccaggatcatggcaccacact gtgttgttacctaccctcaccacctggggggcggcccatcaggaagtccaggatccagttgcagagggaggtgttgttacctaccctcaccacctggggggaggcccatcaggaagtccaggatccagttgcagagggaggtgttgttacctaccctcaccacctagggggaggcccatcaggaagtccaggatcatggcaccacactgtgttgttacctaccctcaccacctggggggcggcccatcaggaagtccaggatcatggcaccacactgtattgttacctaccctcaccacctggggggcggcccatcaggaagtccaggatccagttgcagagggaggtgttgttacctaccctcaccacctggggggcagcccatcaggaagtccaggatccagttgcagagggaggtgttgttacctaccctcaccacctggggggcggcccatcaggaagtccaggatccagttgcagagggaggtgttgttacctaccctcaccacctggggggaggcccatcaggaagtccaggatccagttgcagagggaggtgttgttacctaccctcaccacctggggggcggcccatcaggaagtccaggatccagttgcagagggaggtgttgttacctaccctcaccacctggggggggcggcccatcaggaagtccaggatccagttgcagagggaggtgttgttacctaccctcaccacctggggggaggcccatcaggaagtccaggatccagttgcagagggaggtgttgttacctaccctcaccacctggggggcggcccagACAGTACCGTactgaagagccctcactgctgctccaccaaactggaaaCCTTCCAACTAGCTTGGAGAGACAGTaccgtatcgaagagccctcactgctgctccaccaaactggaagtcttctgactagcttggagaGACAGTaccgtatcgaagagccctcactactgctccaccaaactggaaaCCTTCCAACTAGCTTGGAGAGACAGTaccgtatcgaagagccctcactgctgctccaccaaactggaagtcttctgactagcttggagaGACAGTaccgtatcgaagagccctcactgctgctccaccaatcTGGAAGACTTCTGACTAGCTTGAAGAGACAGTaccgtatcgaagagccctcactgctgctccaccaaacaggaagtcttctgactagcttggagaGACAGTaccgtatcgaagagccctcactgctgctccaccaaacaggaagtcttctgactagcttggagaGACAGTaccgtatcgaagagccctcactgctgctccaccaaacaggaagtcttctgacaagcttggaaagacagtaccgtgcagtatcgaagagccctcactgctgctccaccaaacagGAAATCTTACGACTAGCTTGgagagacagtaccgtgcagtatcgaagagccctcactgcggCTCCACCAAAcaggaagtcttctgactag
- the LOC127910473 gene encoding uncharacterized protein LOC127910473 isoform X34 has product MAPHCVVTYPHRLGGSPSGSPGSSCRGRCCYLPSPPGGQPVRKSRIQKSTIMAPHCVVTYPQHLGGGPSGSPGSSCRGRCCYLPSPPGGRPIRKSRIMAPHCVVTYPHHLGGGPSGSPGSSCRGRCCYLPSPPGGRPIRKSRIQLQREVLLPTLTTWGAAHQEVQDHGTTLYCYLPSPPGVAAHQEVQDPVAEGGVVTYPHHLGGGPSGSPGSSCRGRCCYLPSPPGGRPIRKSRIQLQREVLLPTLTTWGAAHQEVQDPVAEGGVVTYPHHLGGAAHQEVQDPVAEGGVVTYPHHLGGGPSGSPGSSCRGRCCYLPSPPGGRPRQYRTEEPSLLLHQTGNLPTSLERQYRIEEPSLLLHQTGSLLTSLERQYRIEEPSLLLHQTGNLPTSLERQYRIEEPSLLLHQTGSLLTSLERQYRIEEPSLLLHQSGRLLTSLKRQYRIEEPSLLLHQTGSLLTSLERQYRIEEPSLLLHQTGSLLTSLERQYRIEEPSLLLHQTGSLLTSLERQYRAVSKSPHCCSTKQEILRLAWRDSTVQYRRALTAAPPNRKSSD; this is encoded by the exons ATGGCACCAcactgtgttgttacctaccctcaccgcctggggggcagcccatcaggaagtccaggatccagttgcagagggaggtgttgttacctaccctcaccgcctggggggcagcccgtcaggaagtccaggatccagaagtccacaatcatggcaccacactgtgttgttacctaccctcagcacctggggggcggcccatcaggaagtccaggatccagttgcagagggaggtgttgttacctaccctcaccacctggggggaggcccatcaggaagtccaggatcatggcaccacactgtgttgttacctaccctcaccacctggggggcggcccatcaggaagtccaggatccagttgcagagggaggtgttgttacctaccctcaccacctggggggcggcccatcaggaagtccaggatccagttgcagagggaggtgttgttacctaccctcaccacctggggggcggcccatcaggaagtccaggatcatggcaccacactgtattgttacctaccctcaccacctggggtggcggcccatcaggaagtccaggatccagttgcagagggaggtgttgttacctaccctcaccacctggggggaggcccatcaggaagtccaggatccagttgcagagggag gtgttgttacctaccctcaccacctggggggaggcccatcaggaagtccaggatccagttgcagagggaggtgttgttacctaccctcaccacctggggggcggcccatcaggaagtccaggatccagttgcagagggaggtgttgttacctaccctcaccacctggggggggcggcccatcaggaagtccaggatccagttgcagagggaggtgttgttacctaccctcaccacctggggggaggcccatcaggaagtccaggatccagttgcagagggaggtgttgttacctaccctcaccacctggggggcggcccagACAGTACCGTactgaagagccctcactgctgctccaccaaactggaaaCCTTCCAACTAGCTTGGAGAGACAGTaccgtatcgaagagccctcactgctgctccaccaaactggaagtcttctgactagcttggagaGACAGTaccgtatcgaagagccctcactactgctccaccaaactggaaaCCTTCCAACTAGCTTGGAGAGACAGTaccgtatcgaagagccctcactgctgctccaccaaactggaagtcttctgactagcttggagaGACAGTaccgtatcgaagagccctcactgctgctccaccaatcTGGAAGACTTCTGACTAGCTTGAAGAGACAGTaccgtatcgaagagccctcactgctgctccaccaaacaggaagtcttctgactagcttggagaGACAGTaccgtatcgaagagccctcactgctgctccaccaaacaggaagtcttctgactagcttggagaGACAGTaccgtatcgaagagccctcactgctgctccaccaaacaggaagtcttctgacaagcttggaaagacagtaccgtgcagtatcgaagagccctcactgctgctccaccaaacagGAAATCTTACGACTAGCTTGgagagacagtaccgtgcagtatcgaagagccctcactgcggCTCCACCAAAcaggaagtcttctgactag
- the LOC127910473 gene encoding uncharacterized protein LOC127910473 isoform X6 yields MAPHCVVTYPHRLGGSPSGSPGSSCRGRCCYLPSPPGGQPVRKSRIQKSTIMAPHCVVTYPQHLGGGPSGSPGSSCRGRCCYLPSPPGGRPIRKSRIMAPHCVVTYPHHLGGGPSGSPGSSCRGRCCYLPSPPGGRPIRKSRIQLQREVLLPTLTTWGAAHQEVQDHGTTLYCYLPSPPGVAAHQEVQDPVAEGGVVTYPHHLGGGPSGSPGSSCRGRCCYLPSPPGGRPIRKSRIQLQREVLLPTLTTWGEAHQEVQDPVAEGGVVTYPHHLGGGPSGSPGSSCRGRCCYLPSPPGGRPIRKSRIQLQREVLLPTLTTWGEAHQEVQDPVAEGGVVTYPHHLGGGPSGSPGSWHHTVLLPTLTTWGAAHQEVQDHGTTLYCYLPSPPGGRPIRKSRIQLQREVLLPTLTTWGAAHQEVQDPVAEGGVVTYPHHLGGGPSGSPGSSCRGRCCYLPSPPGGRPIRKSRIQLQREVLLPTLTTWGAAHQEVQDPVAEGGVVTYPHHLGGAAHQEVQDPVAEGGVVTYPHHLGGGPSGSPGSSCRGRCCYLPSPPGGRPRQYRTEEPSLLLHQTGNLPTSLERQYRIEEPSLLLHQTGSLLTSLERQYRIEEPSLLLHQTGNLPTSLERQYRIEEPSLLLHQTGSLLTSLERQYRIEEPSLLLHQSGRLLTSLKRQYRIEEPSLLLHQTGSLLTSLERQYRIEEPSLLLHQTGSLLTSLERQYRIEEPSLLLHQTGSLLTSLERQYRAVSKSPHCCSTKQEILRLAWRDSTVQYRRALTAAPPNRKSSD; encoded by the exons ATGGCACCAcactgtgttgttacctaccctcaccgcctggggggcagcccatcaggaagtccaggatccagttgcagagggaggtgttgttacctaccctcaccgcctggggggcagcccgtcaggaagtccaggatccagaagtccacaatcatggcaccacactgtgttgttacctaccctcagcacctggggggcggcccatcaggaagtccaggatccagttgcagagggaggtgttgttacctaccctcaccacctggggggaggcccatcaggaagtccaggatcatggcaccacactgtgttgttacctaccctcaccacctggggggcggcccatcaggaagtccaggatccagttgcagagggaggtgttgttacctaccctcaccacctggggggcggcccatcaggaagtccaggatccagttgcagagggaggtgttgttacctaccctcaccacctggggggcggcccatcaggaagtccaggatcatggcaccacactgtattgttacctaccctcaccacctggggtggcggcccatcaggaagtccaggatccagttgcagagggaggtgttgttacctaccctcaccacctggggggaggcccatcaggaagtccaggatccagttgcagagggaggtgttgttacctaccctcaccacctggggggcggcccatcaggaagtccaggatccagttgcagagggag gtgttgttacctaccctcaccacctggggggaggcccatcaggaagtccaggatccagttgcagagggaggtgttgttacctaccctcaccacctggggggcggcccatcaggaagtccaggatccagttgcagagggag gtgttgttacctaccctcaccacctggggggcggcccatcaggaagtccaggatccagttgcagagggaggtgttgttacctaccctcaccacctggggggaggcccatcaggaagtccaggatccagttgcagagggaggtgttgttacctaccctcaccacctagggggaggcccatcaggaagtccaggatcatggcaccacactgtgttgttacctaccctcaccacctggggggcggcccatcaggaagtccaggatcatggcaccacactgtattgttacctaccctcaccacctggggggcggcccatcaggaagtccaggatccagttgcagagggaggtgttgttacctaccctcaccacctggggggcagcccatcaggaagtccaggatccagttgcagagggaggtgttgttacctaccctcaccacctggggggcggcccatcaggaagtccaggatccagttgcagagggaggtgttgttacctaccctcaccacctggggggaggcccatcaggaagtccaggatccagttgcagagggaggtgttgttacctaccctcaccacctggggggcggcccatcaggaagtccaggatccagttgcagagggaggtgttgttacctaccctcaccacctggggggggcggcccatcaggaagtccaggatccagttgcagagggaggtgttgttacctaccctcaccacctggggggaggcccatcaggaagtccaggatccagttgcagagggaggtgttgttacctaccctcaccacctggggggcggcccagACAGTACCGTactgaagagccctcactgctgctccaccaaactggaaaCCTTCCAACTAGCTTGGAGAGACAGTaccgtatcgaagagccctcactgctgctccaccaaactggaagtcttctgactagcttggagaGACAGTaccgtatcgaagagccctcactactgctccaccaaactggaaaCCTTCCAACTAGCTTGGAGAGACAGTaccgtatcgaagagccctcactgctgctccaccaaactggaagtcttctgactagcttggagaGACAGTaccgtatcgaagagccctcactgctgctccaccaatcTGGAAGACTTCTGACTAGCTTGAAGAGACAGTaccgtatcgaagagccctcactgctgctccaccaaacaggaagtcttctgactagcttggagaGACAGTaccgtatcgaagagccctcactgctgctccaccaaacaggaagtcttctgactagcttggagaGACAGTaccgtatcgaagagccctcactgctgctccaccaaacaggaagtcttctgacaagcttggaaagacagtaccgtgcagtatcgaagagccctcactgctgctccaccaaacagGAAATCTTACGACTAGCTTGgagagacagtaccgtgcagtatcgaagagccctcactgcggCTCCACCAAAcaggaagtcttctgactag